A portion of the Tachysurus fulvidraco isolate hzauxx_2018 chromosome 8, HZAU_PFXX_2.0, whole genome shotgun sequence genome contains these proteins:
- the si:dkey-220f10.4 gene encoding tubby protein homolog isoform X3: MEDSEMWQQKLDKQRKLLMKKQLKRRTNAQMMTANPDARPKNRRQKPAAEDTALLISQSQSNTSLNDTQLEHGYDNMLEEIDLNEMIISPQMIPEDTMPPLPPVKTIDLDTDNQITPKHTPNTPKKIKKEVEKKTQTKALDHHDVGDGREKQAKNPVKKKAKRTTEEVQTVETDAVVEFNITDTNKTETESEDEQKDWSESPVPPTPKKKHVLSTSYLNDSEDETEVKENKEENPKPQKKSKKSMKNDYDLASLNSNYKHFSSESNSSDMGKSLPVSLEDLEQFALHPAPRDVTIQCRITRDRRGMERGIYPTYYLYMEKEDGKKVFLMAGRKRKKSTTSNYLISIDPTDLSRDTSSYIGKLRSNVLGTKFTVYDNGENPEKKPFVKESESLRQELAAICYEKNVLGFKGPRKMTVIIPGMLENDERVCIRPKTELESLLIRNENGNKENLVCLVNKSPTWNEQTQSYVLNFHGRVTQASVKNFQIVHPDNEDYIVMQFGRVAEDVFSMDYSFPLCALQAFAITLSSFDGKLACE; this comes from the exons ATGGAGGACAGTGAAATGTGGCAACAAAAGCTTGACAAACAG CGAAAACTTTTGATGAAGAAGCAGCTAAAAAGAAGAACTAACGCTCAGATGATGACAGCAAATCCTGATGCTCGTCCAAAGAATCGTAGGCAGAAACCTGCAGCTGAAGACACAGCTCTGTTGATCAGTCAGTCTCAAAGCAACACCTCCTTAAATG ACACACAGCTGGAGCATGGCTATGATAACATGCTTGAAGAGATCGATCTTAATGAAATGATCATTTCACCTCAAATGATACCAGAGGACACAATGCCACCACTTCCACCTGTTAAGACAATTGACCTGGATACAGATAATCAAAtaactcccaaacacacaccaaacacaccaaagaaaataaaaaaagaagttgAGAAAAAGACTCAAACTAAAG cACTTGATCATCATGATGTTGGTGACGGTCGAGAAAAGCAAGCGAAGAATCCAGTGAAGAAAAAGGCAAAAAGAACGACAGAGGAAGTGCAAA CAGTTGAGACCGATGCAGTGGTGGAGTTCAacattactgacacaaacaaaactgaaacaGAGAGTGAGGATGAACAAAAAGACTGGTCAGAGAGTCCTGTGCCCCCCAcaccaaagaaaaaacatgttttatctACTT CATACCTAAATGACTCTGAAGATGAAACAGAAGTCAAAGAGAATAAGGAGGAAAATCCAAAACCACAGAAAAAGTCCAAAAAATCTATGAAGAATGATTATGATCTTGCGTCACTAAATTCTAACTATAAACATTTCTCTTCAGAGAGTAACTCATCAGACATGGGAAAG TCCTTGCCAGTGTCTTTAGAGGACCTAGAACAGTTTGCTCTTCACCCTGCCCCAAGAGATGTCACTATTCAGTGTAGAATCACCAGAGACAGGAGAGGAATGGAAAGAGGAATCTATCCTACATATTACCTTTACATGGAGAAAGAGGATGgaaaaaaa GTCTTTCTCATGGCTGGAAGAAAACGTAAGAAGAGTACAACATCAAATTATTTGATTTCCATTGATCCTACTGATTTATCCCGAGACACCAGCAGCTACATAGGCAAATTAAg ATCAAATGTTTTAGGCACCAAATTCACTGTATATGATAATGGAGAGAATCCAGAAAAGAAGCCATTTGTAAAGGAGAGCGAATCACTTCGACAAGAGCTTGCAGCAATATGTTAT GAAAAAAATGTGCTGGGTTTTAAAGGCCCCAGAAAAATGACAGTGATCATTCCTGGCATGCTTGAGAATGATGAAAGAGTCTGTATTCGTCCAAAAACT GAGCTTGAATCTCTTCTTATTCGTAATGAAAATGGCAACAAAGAGAATTTAGTTTGCCTTGTAAACAAATCACCAACTTGGAATGAGCAGACACAGTCTTATGTGCTCAATTTTCATGGTCGAGTTACACAGGCCTCTGTCAAGAACTTTCAGATTGTTCATCCTGACAATG AGGACTACATTGTTATGCAGTTTGGAAGAGTGGCAGAAGATGTGTTTTCCATGGACTACAGCTTTCCCTTGTGTGCACTACAAGCTTTTGCCATCACTTTGTCCTCCTTCGATGGCAAACTTGcttgtgaataa
- the si:dkey-220f10.4 gene encoding tubby protein homolog isoform X1, whose translation MEDSEMWQQKLDKQRKLLMKKQLKRRTNAQMMTANPDARPKNRRQKPAAEDTALLISQSQSNTSLNDTQLEHGYDNMLEEIDLNEMIISPQMIPEDTMPPLPPVKTIDLDTDNQITPKHTPNTPKKIKKEVEKKTQTKALDHHDVGDGREKQAKNPVKKKAKRTTEEVQTVETDAVVEFNITDTNKTETESEDEQKDWSESPVPPTPKKKHVLSTSAYLNDSEDETEVKENKEENPKPQKKSKKSMKNDYDLASLNSNYKHFSSESNSSDMGKSLPVSLEDLEQFALHPAPRDVTIQCRITRDRRGMERGIYPTYYLYMEKEDGKKVFLMAGRKRKKSTTSNYLISIDPTDLSRDTSSYIGKLRSNVLGTKFTVYDNGENPEKKPFVKESESLRQELAAICYEKNVLGFKGPRKMTVIIPGMLENDERVCIRPKTELESLLIRNENGNKENLVCLVNKSPTWNEQTQSYVLNFHGRVTQASVKNFQIVHPDNEDYIVMQFGRVAEDVFSMDYSFPLCALQAFAITLSSFDGKLACE comes from the exons ATGGAGGACAGTGAAATGTGGCAACAAAAGCTTGACAAACAG CGAAAACTTTTGATGAAGAAGCAGCTAAAAAGAAGAACTAACGCTCAGATGATGACAGCAAATCCTGATGCTCGTCCAAAGAATCGTAGGCAGAAACCTGCAGCTGAAGACACAGCTCTGTTGATCAGTCAGTCTCAAAGCAACACCTCCTTAAATG ACACACAGCTGGAGCATGGCTATGATAACATGCTTGAAGAGATCGATCTTAATGAAATGATCATTTCACCTCAAATGATACCAGAGGACACAATGCCACCACTTCCACCTGTTAAGACAATTGACCTGGATACAGATAATCAAAtaactcccaaacacacaccaaacacaccaaagaaaataaaaaaagaagttgAGAAAAAGACTCAAACTAAAG cACTTGATCATCATGATGTTGGTGACGGTCGAGAAAAGCAAGCGAAGAATCCAGTGAAGAAAAAGGCAAAAAGAACGACAGAGGAAGTGCAAA CAGTTGAGACCGATGCAGTGGTGGAGTTCAacattactgacacaaacaaaactgaaacaGAGAGTGAGGATGAACAAAAAGACTGGTCAGAGAGTCCTGTGCCCCCCAcaccaaagaaaaaacatgttttatctACTT CAGCATACCTAAATGACTCTGAAGATGAAACAGAAGTCAAAGAGAATAAGGAGGAAAATCCAAAACCACAGAAAAAGTCCAAAAAATCTATGAAGAATGATTATGATCTTGCGTCACTAAATTCTAACTATAAACATTTCTCTTCAGAGAGTAACTCATCAGACATGGGAAAG TCCTTGCCAGTGTCTTTAGAGGACCTAGAACAGTTTGCTCTTCACCCTGCCCCAAGAGATGTCACTATTCAGTGTAGAATCACCAGAGACAGGAGAGGAATGGAAAGAGGAATCTATCCTACATATTACCTTTACATGGAGAAAGAGGATGgaaaaaaa GTCTTTCTCATGGCTGGAAGAAAACGTAAGAAGAGTACAACATCAAATTATTTGATTTCCATTGATCCTACTGATTTATCCCGAGACACCAGCAGCTACATAGGCAAATTAAg ATCAAATGTTTTAGGCACCAAATTCACTGTATATGATAATGGAGAGAATCCAGAAAAGAAGCCATTTGTAAAGGAGAGCGAATCACTTCGACAAGAGCTTGCAGCAATATGTTAT GAAAAAAATGTGCTGGGTTTTAAAGGCCCCAGAAAAATGACAGTGATCATTCCTGGCATGCTTGAGAATGATGAAAGAGTCTGTATTCGTCCAAAAACT GAGCTTGAATCTCTTCTTATTCGTAATGAAAATGGCAACAAAGAGAATTTAGTTTGCCTTGTAAACAAATCACCAACTTGGAATGAGCAGACACAGTCTTATGTGCTCAATTTTCATGGTCGAGTTACACAGGCCTCTGTCAAGAACTTTCAGATTGTTCATCCTGACAATG AGGACTACATTGTTATGCAGTTTGGAAGAGTGGCAGAAGATGTGTTTTCCATGGACTACAGCTTTCCCTTGTGTGCACTACAAGCTTTTGCCATCACTTTGTCCTCCTTCGATGGCAAACTTGcttgtgaataa
- the si:dkey-220f10.4 gene encoding tubby protein homolog isoform X2, translated as MEDSEMWQQKLDKQRKLLMKKQLKRRTNAQMMTANPDARPKNRRQKPAAEDTALLISQSQSNTSLNDTQLEHGYDNMLEEIDLNEMIISPQMIPEDTMPPLPPVKTIDLDTDNQITPKHTPNTPKKIKKEVEKKTQTKALDHHDVGDGREKQAKNPVKKKAKRTTEEVQIETDAVVEFNITDTNKTETESEDEQKDWSESPVPPTPKKKHVLSTSAYLNDSEDETEVKENKEENPKPQKKSKKSMKNDYDLASLNSNYKHFSSESNSSDMGKSLPVSLEDLEQFALHPAPRDVTIQCRITRDRRGMERGIYPTYYLYMEKEDGKKVFLMAGRKRKKSTTSNYLISIDPTDLSRDTSSYIGKLRSNVLGTKFTVYDNGENPEKKPFVKESESLRQELAAICYEKNVLGFKGPRKMTVIIPGMLENDERVCIRPKTELESLLIRNENGNKENLVCLVNKSPTWNEQTQSYVLNFHGRVTQASVKNFQIVHPDNEDYIVMQFGRVAEDVFSMDYSFPLCALQAFAITLSSFDGKLACE; from the exons ATGGAGGACAGTGAAATGTGGCAACAAAAGCTTGACAAACAG CGAAAACTTTTGATGAAGAAGCAGCTAAAAAGAAGAACTAACGCTCAGATGATGACAGCAAATCCTGATGCTCGTCCAAAGAATCGTAGGCAGAAACCTGCAGCTGAAGACACAGCTCTGTTGATCAGTCAGTCTCAAAGCAACACCTCCTTAAATG ACACACAGCTGGAGCATGGCTATGATAACATGCTTGAAGAGATCGATCTTAATGAAATGATCATTTCACCTCAAATGATACCAGAGGACACAATGCCACCACTTCCACCTGTTAAGACAATTGACCTGGATACAGATAATCAAAtaactcccaaacacacaccaaacacaccaaagaaaataaaaaaagaagttgAGAAAAAGACTCAAACTAAAG cACTTGATCATCATGATGTTGGTGACGGTCGAGAAAAGCAAGCGAAGAATCCAGTGAAGAAAAAGGCAAAAAGAACGACAGAGGAAGTGCAAA TTGAGACCGATGCAGTGGTGGAGTTCAacattactgacacaaacaaaactgaaacaGAGAGTGAGGATGAACAAAAAGACTGGTCAGAGAGTCCTGTGCCCCCCAcaccaaagaaaaaacatgttttatctACTT CAGCATACCTAAATGACTCTGAAGATGAAACAGAAGTCAAAGAGAATAAGGAGGAAAATCCAAAACCACAGAAAAAGTCCAAAAAATCTATGAAGAATGATTATGATCTTGCGTCACTAAATTCTAACTATAAACATTTCTCTTCAGAGAGTAACTCATCAGACATGGGAAAG TCCTTGCCAGTGTCTTTAGAGGACCTAGAACAGTTTGCTCTTCACCCTGCCCCAAGAGATGTCACTATTCAGTGTAGAATCACCAGAGACAGGAGAGGAATGGAAAGAGGAATCTATCCTACATATTACCTTTACATGGAGAAAGAGGATGgaaaaaaa GTCTTTCTCATGGCTGGAAGAAAACGTAAGAAGAGTACAACATCAAATTATTTGATTTCCATTGATCCTACTGATTTATCCCGAGACACCAGCAGCTACATAGGCAAATTAAg ATCAAATGTTTTAGGCACCAAATTCACTGTATATGATAATGGAGAGAATCCAGAAAAGAAGCCATTTGTAAAGGAGAGCGAATCACTTCGACAAGAGCTTGCAGCAATATGTTAT GAAAAAAATGTGCTGGGTTTTAAAGGCCCCAGAAAAATGACAGTGATCATTCCTGGCATGCTTGAGAATGATGAAAGAGTCTGTATTCGTCCAAAAACT GAGCTTGAATCTCTTCTTATTCGTAATGAAAATGGCAACAAAGAGAATTTAGTTTGCCTTGTAAACAAATCACCAACTTGGAATGAGCAGACACAGTCTTATGTGCTCAATTTTCATGGTCGAGTTACACAGGCCTCTGTCAAGAACTTTCAGATTGTTCATCCTGACAATG AGGACTACATTGTTATGCAGTTTGGAAGAGTGGCAGAAGATGTGTTTTCCATGGACTACAGCTTTCCCTTGTGTGCACTACAAGCTTTTGCCATCACTTTGTCCTCCTTCGATGGCAAACTTGcttgtgaataa
- the si:dkey-220f10.4 gene encoding tubby protein homolog isoform X4, giving the protein MEDSEMWQQKLDKQRKLLMKKQLKRRTNAQMMTANPDARPKNRRQKPAAEDTALLISQSQSNTSLNDTQLEHGYDNMLEEIDLNEMIISPQMIPEDTMPPLPPVKTIDLDTDNQITPKHTPNTPKKIKKEVEKKTQTKALDHHDVGDGREKQAKNPVKKKAKRTTEEVQIETDAVVEFNITDTNKTETESEDEQKDWSESPVPPTPKKKHVLSTSYLNDSEDETEVKENKEENPKPQKKSKKSMKNDYDLASLNSNYKHFSSESNSSDMGKSLPVSLEDLEQFALHPAPRDVTIQCRITRDRRGMERGIYPTYYLYMEKEDGKKVFLMAGRKRKKSTTSNYLISIDPTDLSRDTSSYIGKLRSNVLGTKFTVYDNGENPEKKPFVKESESLRQELAAICYEKNVLGFKGPRKMTVIIPGMLENDERVCIRPKTELESLLIRNENGNKENLVCLVNKSPTWNEQTQSYVLNFHGRVTQASVKNFQIVHPDNEDYIVMQFGRVAEDVFSMDYSFPLCALQAFAITLSSFDGKLACE; this is encoded by the exons ATGGAGGACAGTGAAATGTGGCAACAAAAGCTTGACAAACAG CGAAAACTTTTGATGAAGAAGCAGCTAAAAAGAAGAACTAACGCTCAGATGATGACAGCAAATCCTGATGCTCGTCCAAAGAATCGTAGGCAGAAACCTGCAGCTGAAGACACAGCTCTGTTGATCAGTCAGTCTCAAAGCAACACCTCCTTAAATG ACACACAGCTGGAGCATGGCTATGATAACATGCTTGAAGAGATCGATCTTAATGAAATGATCATTTCACCTCAAATGATACCAGAGGACACAATGCCACCACTTCCACCTGTTAAGACAATTGACCTGGATACAGATAATCAAAtaactcccaaacacacaccaaacacaccaaagaaaataaaaaaagaagttgAGAAAAAGACTCAAACTAAAG cACTTGATCATCATGATGTTGGTGACGGTCGAGAAAAGCAAGCGAAGAATCCAGTGAAGAAAAAGGCAAAAAGAACGACAGAGGAAGTGCAAA TTGAGACCGATGCAGTGGTGGAGTTCAacattactgacacaaacaaaactgaaacaGAGAGTGAGGATGAACAAAAAGACTGGTCAGAGAGTCCTGTGCCCCCCAcaccaaagaaaaaacatgttttatctACTT CATACCTAAATGACTCTGAAGATGAAACAGAAGTCAAAGAGAATAAGGAGGAAAATCCAAAACCACAGAAAAAGTCCAAAAAATCTATGAAGAATGATTATGATCTTGCGTCACTAAATTCTAACTATAAACATTTCTCTTCAGAGAGTAACTCATCAGACATGGGAAAG TCCTTGCCAGTGTCTTTAGAGGACCTAGAACAGTTTGCTCTTCACCCTGCCCCAAGAGATGTCACTATTCAGTGTAGAATCACCAGAGACAGGAGAGGAATGGAAAGAGGAATCTATCCTACATATTACCTTTACATGGAGAAAGAGGATGgaaaaaaa GTCTTTCTCATGGCTGGAAGAAAACGTAAGAAGAGTACAACATCAAATTATTTGATTTCCATTGATCCTACTGATTTATCCCGAGACACCAGCAGCTACATAGGCAAATTAAg ATCAAATGTTTTAGGCACCAAATTCACTGTATATGATAATGGAGAGAATCCAGAAAAGAAGCCATTTGTAAAGGAGAGCGAATCACTTCGACAAGAGCTTGCAGCAATATGTTAT GAAAAAAATGTGCTGGGTTTTAAAGGCCCCAGAAAAATGACAGTGATCATTCCTGGCATGCTTGAGAATGATGAAAGAGTCTGTATTCGTCCAAAAACT GAGCTTGAATCTCTTCTTATTCGTAATGAAAATGGCAACAAAGAGAATTTAGTTTGCCTTGTAAACAAATCACCAACTTGGAATGAGCAGACACAGTCTTATGTGCTCAATTTTCATGGTCGAGTTACACAGGCCTCTGTCAAGAACTTTCAGATTGTTCATCCTGACAATG AGGACTACATTGTTATGCAGTTTGGAAGAGTGGCAGAAGATGTGTTTTCCATGGACTACAGCTTTCCCTTGTGTGCACTACAAGCTTTTGCCATCACTTTGTCCTCCTTCGATGGCAAACTTGcttgtgaataa
- the stx4 gene encoding syntaxin-4 isoform X2 has protein sequence MPADGTDDEEGTALMIKPGSGNSVKEEKENDAFFQKVLEIREGLTTLKTKVSELENKQKTVLGVPLPEESMKKELQTLRDEIKVLATQIQKKMKSIEPKKTDEDGKYVPINIRMQRTQHAVLSRDFIESMSYCNTIQANYRDRNVERIQRQLKITGNNVTDEQLESMLESGQTDVFTQNILADAQATKQALNEIESRHDEILKLEKSIRDLHDMFQYLAMEVEAQGEMVNRIENNILTSTNYVEKAVEDTAQAVVSHKKARKKKIFIALCIAILVLILVIALGFSLS, from the exons ATG CCTGCAGATGGAACAGATGATGAGGAAGGCACAGCACTCATGATCAAGCCGGGCTCGGGTAACTCGGTaaaggaggagaaagaaaatgatgctTTCTTTCAGAAG GTCCTTGAGATTCGAGAGGGGCTTACAACTCTTAAGACGAAAGTATCTGAACtggagaacaaacaaaaaactgtatTAGGTGTACCACTTCCAGAGGAAA GTATGAAAAAGGAACTTCAGACTTTAAGAGATGAGATCAAAGTATTAGCTACCCAAatccagaaaaaaatgaaga GTATTGAACCCAAGAAAACTGACGAAGATGGGAAATATGTTCCAATAAACATAAGAATGCAAAGAACACAG CATGCTGTCCTCTCACGAGACTTCATTGAGTCGATGAGTTACTGTAACACAATTCAGGCCAACTACAGAGATAGAAATGTAGAGAGGATACAAAGGCAACTCAAAATCA CTGGCAATAATGTGACCGATGAACAATTGGAATCAATGCTTGAGAGTGGACAGACTGATGTTTTCACACAAAAT ATCTTGGCAGATGCCCAAGCCACCAAGCAGGCACTAAATGAGATCGAGTCTCGGCATGATGAGATTCTTAAACTGGAGAAAAGCATCAGAGACCTTCATGACATGTTCCAGTATCTTGCCATGGAAGTGGAGGCACAG gGAGAAATGGTTAATCGTATAGAGAACAACATACTTACTTCTACTAACTATGTAGAGAAGGCTGTTGAAGACACAGCACAAGCTGTTGTCTCACATAAGAAGGCCAGAAAg aaaaaaattttCATTGCATTGTGCATTGCAATTTTAGTTTTGATACTAGTCATTGCCCTGGGTTTTTCCTTGAGCTGA
- the stx4 gene encoding syntaxin-4 isoform X1 translates to MRDRTKELGNPADGTDDEEGTALMIKPGSGNSVKEEKENDAFFQKVLEIREGLTTLKTKVSELENKQKTVLGVPLPEESMKKELQTLRDEIKVLATQIQKKMKSIEPKKTDEDGKYVPINIRMQRTQHAVLSRDFIESMSYCNTIQANYRDRNVERIQRQLKITGNNVTDEQLESMLESGQTDVFTQNILADAQATKQALNEIESRHDEILKLEKSIRDLHDMFQYLAMEVEAQGEMVNRIENNILTSTNYVEKAVEDTAQAVVSHKKARKKKIFIALCIAILVLILVIALGFSLS, encoded by the exons ATGCGCGACAGGACCAAAGAACTGGGAAAT CCTGCAGATGGAACAGATGATGAGGAAGGCACAGCACTCATGATCAAGCCGGGCTCGGGTAACTCGGTaaaggaggagaaagaaaatgatgctTTCTTTCAGAAG GTCCTTGAGATTCGAGAGGGGCTTACAACTCTTAAGACGAAAGTATCTGAACtggagaacaaacaaaaaactgtatTAGGTGTACCACTTCCAGAGGAAA GTATGAAAAAGGAACTTCAGACTTTAAGAGATGAGATCAAAGTATTAGCTACCCAAatccagaaaaaaatgaaga GTATTGAACCCAAGAAAACTGACGAAGATGGGAAATATGTTCCAATAAACATAAGAATGCAAAGAACACAG CATGCTGTCCTCTCACGAGACTTCATTGAGTCGATGAGTTACTGTAACACAATTCAGGCCAACTACAGAGATAGAAATGTAGAGAGGATACAAAGGCAACTCAAAATCA CTGGCAATAATGTGACCGATGAACAATTGGAATCAATGCTTGAGAGTGGACAGACTGATGTTTTCACACAAAAT ATCTTGGCAGATGCCCAAGCCACCAAGCAGGCACTAAATGAGATCGAGTCTCGGCATGATGAGATTCTTAAACTGGAGAAAAGCATCAGAGACCTTCATGACATGTTCCAGTATCTTGCCATGGAAGTGGAGGCACAG gGAGAAATGGTTAATCGTATAGAGAACAACATACTTACTTCTACTAACTATGTAGAGAAGGCTGTTGAAGACACAGCACAAGCTGTTGTCTCACATAAGAAGGCCAGAAAg aaaaaaattttCATTGCATTGTGCATTGCAATTTTAGTTTTGATACTAGTCATTGCCCTGGGTTTTTCCTTGAGCTGA